The DNA region ACTTCATCGAGCCATGTTACCGATTTGTACTATTGCGAATATGACGGAAGTGGCGATTTCTATCCTGAAATATATTACGGTAGGTTCTCTGCTACGAATAACGAGCAATTAATACCTCAAATAGACAAAACTCTTGAGTATGAGCAATATCAAATGCCAGACCCTTCATATCTTAACGAAGTAGTAATGATTGCAGGAGTTGATGCAGGAATGGCACCAACATACGGAAATGGTCAGATTAACTACGGAACTGACAATTATTTTAATTTAGCTCATGGGCTAACTTCTCATACTTATTTATACCCTGCCTCGGCAAGTAGTGCTTCACAAATAATTCAAGATGTAAGTAACGGAGTTGGGTATGCAAATTACACAGCTCATTGTGGGCCAAGCGGTTGGTCTGATCCAAGTTTCTCGACAAGTGATGTTCCCGGTTTACAAAACGAACATGAATACCCTTTAATGGTAGGAAATTGTTGCTCCTCAGTAGAATTCCAACAAAACGAATGCTTTGGTGAAGCTGTTTTACGAGCTGCCAACAAAGGTGCTGTTGGATATATTGGAGGTTCAAATTCTACATACTGGAACGAAGATTTTTGGTGGGGAGTTGGTTCCGGCTCAATTTCGGCAAACCCAACATACGCACAAACCGGACTGGGTGCCTATGATAGAACTTTCCATGATAATGGTGAAGCAGAAATAGATTGGTATGTTACTCAAGGGCAAATGATTAGTGCAGGAAATCTTGCAGTTACTGCTGCCGGAGGTTCTGAGCATTACTATTGGGAAATTTATCATTTAATGGGAGATCCTTCAGTTATGATATATTTTTCTGTGCCGCCTGCTCTTAGTGTAAGTTGTATGCCTGCTGTTCCGATGGGAGCTAGCACCTTAACTGTTACTACTGAGCCTAATGCCTATATCGCAATTTCTAATAATGGCGTTTTATTAGATGCAAAATATGCTGATGCGACCGGTATTGTGAATTTACAATTCAGCCCTCTTAATTATATAGGTTCGGCCTTAATTGTTGGAACAAAACAAAATAGAGCACCTTATATTGATTCGATCTCAGTGATTTCGGTAAATGCACCATTTGTTGTCTATACTTCGGCAGTTATTGACGATTCTCAAGAAAACAATAATAGTCAAGCCGACTTTGGTGAAACTGTTCTATTGGATGTAACCCTTAGCAATCTAGGAACAATTGATGGGCAAAATGTATCGGCAACCTTAAACACTACCGACCCAAATGTTACAATAATTAATTCAACTTCAATTTGGGGAACAATAGCTGGTTCGGCAAATGTTTTGATAAATGGAGCATTTGAAATTCAAGTAAACGGGATTATTGAAGATATGCACAATGTTGCTTTTACAATTGATATTGTAGATGATAACTCAAACACCTGGACATCGTTTATGAACATAAATCTTCATGCACCAAAATTAGTTGTGAACAATTTTATAATAAACGACTCTCAAGGAAATAATAACGGAAGATTAGACCCAGGAGAACAAGTAATCATTTCGTTGAATTCGGAAAATACCGGAAGCATAATTTCAGATAATGCAACTGCTGAACTTTCATCATTAAGCTCCGATATCACTATCGCAAATCCTGTCGAGAATATCGGACCCATTGATTTGAACCAAACTATCACTGATTTTACTCTAAATGTTAGTTCAGCAGCATTAATAGGTTCAAGTGTCAATTTTACTTATGACCTTACTGCCGGAGACTATACTGCAACCTTAGATTTTTCATTACCTCTTGGCTTAATAGTTGAAGATTGGGAAAATAACAATTTCACAACCTTCCAATGGAACAATAATGCAGCTTACCCTTGGACTATTGATACAAATGAAGCATTTGAAGGAAATTCATCATCACAATCGGGGGATATTTCTAACAATCAAAATTCATTATTGGAATTAGAAATTGATGTTGTTGCTGATGATTCGATTTCTTTTTATAAAAAAGTTTCGAGCGAACCTGGTTCATCATGGTATGGAACTTATCAGTATTACGACTATTTAGAATTTTTAATTGATGGCGTTTCTATGGGAAAATGGGATGGTGAAACACCCTGGTCAAGAGAAGCATTTTCAATAACTGCAGGCCAGCATACTTTACAATGGATTTATGAAAAGGACGGTTATTATAGTGAAGGTGCTGATAAAGCATGGATAGATTTTGTAGTTCTACCACTTTTTGCAGGTATAAATTTTGCACCTATATTTGTCAGTTATCCTGAACTAAGCGCACCTATAGATAATTTATACTCATATGATATAATTACTCATGACTCAAATAATGACGACACATTAAGCTTGGATTGCACAACTTTGCCATCATGGCTTTCATTTACCGACAATGGCGATGGAACAGGAAATCTTTCAGGAACTCCGGTAAGTGCTGATCTTGGAAACAATCCTGTTCAAATTTCCTTGACAGATAATATTTCAAATTCTGTTTATCAAGATTTTGTTATTGATGTTGTAGATCTTAGTTCAATTGAAACAACAAATAATTCAGGACAAAATATTGAGGCATATCCAAATCCTTTCAATTCAAACACTTATGTTAGCTATTCACTTCAGAAAGAAGCAACTGTTTCAATTAAGCTGTGTAATTCTATTGGGCAAGAGATTTCTACTTTACTTTCAGAATCTCAAAAAACTATAGGTGAGCACAAATTATTCATCAATGGCGAACAATTAAATGCAGGTATATATTTCTGCAAAATTTCCATTGATAGTGAAAGTTCATATACTAAGATAGTGAAAGTAAACTAAATAAATTTAACTAACCTATTAAATATACAAAATGAGAAATTATTTATTAATCTTAATATTATTAATATCAGTTGGTTTTTCAAAAGCAACTAACTGGATTGATATAAATGACAATGGACTTATTGAAAATGAAGTAAGTATTGTTTCGCAAGATGAAACAACTACTGTTATTAATTACAAAATAAATTCGTATTCTTTGAACAAAGTAAGAACAACTGAGGGAGATGCCTTTGTTGTAAATTCGCCAAATTGCACGAAATTATTAGAGCACGGAGCACCCGATTTGCCAAAACTTACAAACTCGCTAATCATACCTGACAATGCAAAAATGCAAATCGAGATTCTTACTTCAAGTTTTATTGAAGTCAATGATATAAATATTGCACCATCGAAAGGTAATCTTCTTAGAACGGTAGATCCCTCACAAGTTCCTTATTATTATGGAGCTGAATATCTTCAGGATAGTTTTTTTCCTCAAGATTTAGCACAACTTCGTAAGCCATACATTTTGCGAGATTATAGAGGACAAACGGTTGTTTTTAATCCTTTCCAATATAATCCTATTACAAAAACCCTTCGCATTTATACAGATGTAACACTAAAAGTGGAAACTACATCTCAAAAAGCAGAAAATACTTTGGACAGAAGCACAGCACCCAAAAAACTGAGTAAAGAGTTTCAAAATATTTATCAAAAGCATTTTTTGAATTTCGACAAATCAAAATATACAAGCACTGCCGAAGAAGGAAGTATTATTGTAATTTGTCACTCCGACTTCATTGAACCTATTCAACCTTATGTAGATTGGAAAATTCAAAAAGGAATTGAAACAGACCTTGTTGAACTAAGCACTATCGGTTCGTCTGCAACAGCTATAAAAACCTACATCGAAAATCAATATTCTACAAAAAATGTTGTTTATATTTTGTTAGTTGGCGATGCCGGCTATGTTCCTACAATTTCTGCCTCAGCGGGCGACTCAGATAATTCATATGGTTTTATGACTGGGAACGATCATTATCCTGAATTGTTTGTTGGACGTTTTTCTGCTGAAACTGTAGATCATGTTCAAACAATGGTTGAAAGAGTAATTGATTATGAATTGTATGCCGATGCCACAGCTACTCATCATGAGACAAGCATAGGAATTGCCTCAAGTCAAGGTCCTGGAGATGATAATGAAATGGACTACGAACATATTAGAAATATGCATACCGATTTATTGGCATATACCTATACGGCTGTAACAGAAAATTTTGATGGAAGCCAAGGAGGATTGGATGCTTCAGGTAACCCAAGTGCTTCAATGGTTGCCACGGATATTAATGCTGGATGTGGCAATATTCTATACACAGGTCATGGCAGTAATACTGCTTTTAGTTCATCAGGATTTTCGAATACAAATGTTAATAATCTGACAAATACCGGAAAACTTCCATTTATATGGTCGGTGGCTTGCGTTAACGGAAATTTTGTTTCAACAACTTGTTTTGGTGAAGCATGGACAAGGGCAACACATAATAACCAACCTTCCGGTGCTATTGCGGCCCTTATGGCAACAATCAATCAAAGCTGGGATCCGCCTATGTGCGGACAGGACGAAATGGTTGATATTCTTGTTGAAAGCTACACAAATAATATTAAACGAACTTTTGGTGGAATTTCTTTAAACGGATGTATGCAAATGGTTGATGAATATGGAAGTGGCGGAGAATCAATGTTAGATACCTGGAATCTATTTGGCGACCCGGCAATTATGGTTAGAACAGCTACTCCAAGCTCAATGACAATTTCGCATGCACCAACAGTTTTTCTTGGCTTTAGCCAATTTCAGGTGAACTGCGACGAAGACGATGCACTAGTTTCAATGACAATGAATAATGAAATTCTCGGAACAGGAATTGCCTCTGGTGGGATTGCATACTTAAACTTCCCTCCACTTTCTAATATTGGAGTAATTACAATTACTATTACTGCATACAATAAAATTACTTATGTTAGCACTATTGATATTGTTCCAAACAACGGACCTTATGTAATGATGAGTTCATTTAATGTAAATGACCCTTCTCCGGCAAATAATAATGGTTTGGCTGACTATGCAGAAGATATTAGTTTGAACATCTCTCTAAGTAATATTGGTATTGAGTTAGCAAATAATGTTACAGGAATCCTTTCATGTTCAGATAATAATATTACAATTACAAACAATTCGTATAACTTTGGAAACATCGACTCAAATACTGTCCTTTCGTTTTCAGATATTTTTGGAATTACAATTGTCAATAATGTAGCAGACCAACATGTAGCAAATTTTAGCTTAGATTTAACTGATGATTTATCAAACACATGGTCTTCAACTTTTAATATGACAATAAATGCACCTGAACTATCTTTGGAATTTCTAAGTTTGGACGATAGTAATGGTAATTCAAATACCAGACTTGATGCAGGAGAAACTGTAGATATTATTGTTGACAACATTAATTTAGGACTTGCAAACAGTGGAGTTGCAACTTGTAGCATTTCTTCTATCAATCCATACGTAACAATAAATAATGCTTCGGTACTTTTAAATGAAATTAATTCTGGAGCAAATATTAACGCAATTTTTGGGATTACAGTTGATTCTCTAACTCCATTAGGAACTCCGGTTACTTTTAATTTAGATTTGGTTGCCGGAGAATATTCAACACAATTAGCAATAAATCTGCAGGTTGGTTTAATTGTTGAAGACTGGGAAACTAATGATTTTACATCATTTTCATGGGAAGACTTGGGTTATACCCCTTGGATTATTGAGCAAGTAAACACCTATGAAGGTAGTTTTGCAGCTCGCTCCGGAGCAATTTCAGATAATGGAACAAGCGTACTTTCTATAGAATTAAATGTTCTTAATGATGATTCAATCTCTTTCTATAAAAAAGTATCCTGCGAGCCTGGGCAAACTTGGTATGGAAACTATTACTATTCTGACTATTTAGAATTCTTTATTGATAATGTTTCTCAAGGAAAATGGGATGGCGAAATTGATTGGTCGAGAGAAGCTTATGCAGTTACCAGTGGAATTCATTCATTTTCATGGGCATATAAAAAAGACCAAGGAGCAACTTCAGGAGAAGATGCAACATTTATAGATTATGTGATTCTACCTGCTCAATTCGTAAATTATGATCCATTTTTCTCTTCAACACCAGATGAAGTAAGTGTTATTAACGAGAATTATTTATATGAAATAACAACTGCTGACCTAAATCAAAATCAGACATTTACAATTGAAGTATTACAAAAACCAAGCTGGTTATCATTTTTCGACCATGCAGATGGCACAGCAACAATGAATGGAATTACACCTTCCGATACCGGAACACATGTTATTTCACTTAAAGTAACTGATAATGAAGGAGCTTCGGGAATTCAAAACTATAATTTGGTAGTTTATGAAGATCTTAGTGGAATTAACGGTTTAGCTCAATCAGTAAATTTTGTAAGTGTATATCCAAATCCTGTTTGTGAAAAAGCATTAGTTGAATTTGAGCTTACTCAAACCTCAAATGTTAAATTAGAAGTTATAAATTTGATTGGAGAAAAAATAGTTTCATTTGATGAAAATAAATATGAAGCAGGTTCGCATTCAATTGAAATCGATTGCGAAAATTTAGCTTCCGGCGTATATTTCTGCCGATTATTAAAGAATAATAGTATATTTACAAAGAAATTTAATGTAACAAAATAGTTTTGTTTTTCATAGTTCCTAAGCTTGTTTAACAGGCTTTAAAGCATGGTCGTATTGGCCATGCTTTTTTTATTGCTATTTATAAACGAATTTGATTCTGAAATGGTTTTTAAAATCTACTTTTTCCCAACAGTCAATTCCTGAAATATTTTCTCAAGATTCTTCTCTTGTTTTTGCATCGAAAGAACAACAAGATTATTACCTACAGCAAAATTAAAAACCTTTGGGCGAATATCTGTATTTGATTTACTTTGAATAAACCAGTTTTTTTTATCCTTCGACATTTCTGCTCGAATAACACCATCAATTTTTCTGAGTTTATTCGCTTCTGTTTCGGCATTAAACTCTACAACAATTGTTTGGGTTTTATCATCAATGCTTTTCTTGAAATTTTCTGAATTATCGTCTGCAACAATTTTGCCTCTGTTAATAATTATTACTCTATCGCAAATTGCTTCCACTTCCTGCATGATATGTGTAGAAAGCATAACAGTCTTTTCTTTTCCAACTGATGCAATCAAATTTCTAATTTCAATTATTTGATTAGGATCTAAGCCTGAAGTTGGTTCATCAAGAATCAATACATTAGGATCATGAATCAAAACTTGCGCTAATCCAAGTCGTTGACGGTATCCTTTCGAGAGAGTTCCAATTTTTTTGTTTTGCTCAATTGTCAAACCAGTTTTTTCGACAATCTCATCAATTTTACTCTTCAATTTAGCTTTCATTTTAAATATCCCTGAAATAAATTCAAGATATTCTCTCACGTACATGTCCAAATATAGCGGATTATTTTCCGGCAGATACCCAATTTGTTGTTGGGCAGAAATTGTGTTCTCAAGAATATTTAATCCATTGACATAAACTTCACCGGAAGTTTGAGGAATAAAACCTGTAATTATCCGCATCATGGTTGATTTTCCAGCTCCATTCGGTCCTAAAAATCCAACTATTTCACCGCTATTTATTTTAAATGAAACATTATCTAATGCTTTTTGCTTATCAAAAATTTTCGTTGTATTTATTACTTCAATAGACATTTCTATTTAACTCATTAAATTATAAAACTTTCATAACTAACTGTCAAAAGTAGGCATTTTTAAAAAATGACAATAATTGGCACTTGCATTTTTAGTATATATCCTATCAAAACCAAAATTATTATTCATAAAATAAAAAAAGCGACTCAATAACTGAATCGCTTTTTTTATTATACAAATCTTATATTTATTTTACAATACCTTTGAAAGTATCGTCTTCGAAATATTTAAAAAACTCAAGATCGGTTTTTGCTTGACCGGAAAGTGTTGGGTCTTGACTAATTGCTGAACGTAAACTATTCATTGCTAAATCTTTATTATCTTGTCTTGCACCAATTATTGCTTTAAGATAGAATGTCATTGCATCTTTGTTTTTAATTTTTTCGATAGTTGATAAAGCTCCGCTATAATCTTTCGATAAAATTTTTGCAAGAACTACATTAAAAGATGCTTCTTTCCCAAACTTGCTGATAGCTGAAGAATAATCTCCTTTTTTAATATTTACTATTCCAAGATTATGATTAACTTCTTGTCCTGCACCCATACCTGCTTTAAAGTAAGTTTCAGCTTCATCAAAATTACCCATCAACAATTCAATAACTCCAAGATTGTTTAATACAGTTGAGTTTTCATTAGCTCTTTTTGCATTTTCAAAGGCTTTTTTTGCACCTTCAATATTATTTTGTTCAACATAAATAACTCCAATATTGTTCATTGCTCTCCAATCTTTTGGAAAAGAACTTGCTGTAGATTCATAAATGGCAAGTTTCGTTTTGTTGTCATCTGCCAAATTTGCAGCAAATAGTAATTCTTCATTAGTTAAAGTATCAGGAACTCTTGTTGCTTTATCAATTAATTCTTCGTTTGTTAGTCCAATTACATCAATATTTACTGTAAGTTTAGATCTACGAAGTTTAGGTAAAATCTCATCAGCAAGTTCTGTATAAACTTTCGCCATGTTTTTGATTTCTTTTTCGCGAACAATAGGATCGGAATACATTTGAAGAACACGAAGAACTAATTGTTTGTCTTGAATATCTGATGCTTGCATTAATTTTTCAAATCCTTTCCAGTCTTCGGCAGTAGTTTTAGATGTATAAAATTTGTCATCTTTATAACCTTCGACTTTACTTCTTCTAAGTTCTTTTTTCAAAAATTTGATTGCAGATTTATCTCTTCTTTGCGACAATTTTTCGTTTAGATCAAGTTCGCCATCAGGAGAAGCATATGAAGAAAGTTCAACGCCAGTAAACTTAAAGTTTTCTTTAGTATTCGATTCTTTTATGTAAGTTTTTAGAAGTTTTACGTCCTCAGCTCTCAATTCTGAATTCCGTAAACCTGACTGTTGTATTAAATAATGAATGTCAGCTTGTTGCGATTCGGGGATGATTCTTTTGAATTTGTCCTCTCCAACAATTGGTTGAGCATCAGCTTTAAGAAGTTTTGGAGTTGCAATTATTCCGTCTGCAATTTTTATTGCCGGCAATTCAATTGATTTTGATTTTACAGATGCCGAGATTCTTAACTCTAATTCAGATTTTTTCATTTCATCAGAATAAGGAAAATTATCTTTTATTGTAAATCCACCACCTTCTTCAAAATTTATTACAACATTATTAGCTTCAACATTTTCGCCTTGCAAAGTAATGGATTTTAAGTTTTTCTCCTTAGTTCCATATTTTAATACAGGTTGAACAGTAATTGTAGCTTTTTTGCTAAAATATTTTGCAGGAAAATTTCCTTTTATCTCTAATGCAACATCGTCGGCGTGCATTTCGAGTATCT from Bacteroidota bacterium includes:
- a CDS encoding T9SS type A sorting domain-containing protein; this translates as MRKNIISYLILSLLSIGAVLAKSDKIVNLKSSKTEIKLVSNKQTSLLIENTIAAFMLSEKITKEGQFVSINIPKYTIPTARIGFPELPVLNELIEIPHDAEVIVKVVSFDEEIVDINNHNFNDRIVPVQASLSKSEDAEFAVFQYNKAFYLKNEYSNADIATVEVLGKMRSVRFGRLTISPFSYNPVTNILKIRNNIKIEIEFVNADFEKTDMYKNKHYSPVFDGMFKKFLNYNSNKGKDIITTYPIKYVIVSDPMFESVLQAFIDWKTKKGFTVIEAYTDNPLVGSTTSSIKSYLEGLYNNATVNDPAPTYLLIVGDVAQVPTFTGTSSSHVTDLYYCEYDGSGDFYPEIYYGRFSATNNEQLIPQIDKTLEYEQYQMPDPSYLNEVVMIAGVDAGMAPTYGNGQINYGTDNYFNLAHGLTSHTYLYPASASSASQIIQDVSNGVGYANYTAHCGPSGWSDPSFSTSDVPGLQNEHEYPLMVGNCCSSVEFQQNECFGEAVLRAANKGAVGYIGGSNSTYWNEDFWWGVGSGSISANPTYAQTGLGAYDRTFHDNGEAEIDWYVTQGQMISAGNLAVTAAGGSEHYYWEIYHLMGDPSVMIYFSVPPALSVSCMPAVPMGASTLTVTTEPNAYIAISNNGVLLDAKYADATGIVNLQFSPLNYIGSALIVGTKQNRAPYIDSISVISVNAPFVVYTSAVIDDSQENNNSQADFGETVLLDVTLSNLGTIDGQNVSATLNTTDPNVTIINSTSIWGTIAGSANVLINGAFEIQVNGIIEDMHNVAFTIDIVDDNSNTWTSFMNINLHAPKLVVNNFIINDSQGNNNGRLDPGEQVIISLNSENTGSIISDNATAELSSLSSDITIANPVENIGPIDLNQTITDFTLNVSSAALIGSSVNFTYDLTAGDYTATLDFSLPLGLIVEDWENNNFTTFQWNNNAAYPWTIDTNEAFEGNSSSQSGDISNNQNSLLELEIDVVADDSISFYKKVSSEPGSSWYGTYQYYDYLEFLIDGVSMGKWDGETPWSREAFSITAGQHTLQWIYEKDGYYSEGADKAWIDFVVLPLFAGINFAPIFVSYPELSAPIDNLYSYDIITHDSNNDDTLSLDCTTLPSWLSFTDNGDGTGNLSGTPVSADLGNNPVQISLTDNISNSVYQDFVIDVVDLSSIETTNNSGQNIEAYPNPFNSNTYVSYSLQKEATVSIKLCNSIGQEISTLLSESQKTIGEHKLFINGEQLNAGIYFCKISIDSESSYTKIVKVN
- the gldA gene encoding gliding motility-associated ABC transporter ATP-binding subunit GldA is translated as MSIEVINTTKIFDKQKALDNVSFKINSGEIVGFLGPNGAGKSTMMRIITGFIPQTSGEVYVNGLNILENTISAQQQIGYLPENNPLYLDMYVREYLEFISGIFKMKAKLKSKIDEIVEKTGLTIEQNKKIGTLSKGYRQRLGLAQVLIHDPNVLILDEPTSGLDPNQIIEIRNLIASVGKEKTVMLSTHIMQEVEAICDRVIIINRGKIVADDNSENFKKSIDDKTQTIVVEFNAETEANKLRKIDGVIRAEMSKDKKNWFIQSKSNTDIRPKVFNFAVGNNLVVLSMQKQEKNLEKIFQELTVGKK
- a CDS encoding T9SS type A sorting domain-containing protein; translation: MRNYLLILILLISVGFSKATNWIDINDNGLIENEVSIVSQDETTTVINYKINSYSLNKVRTTEGDAFVVNSPNCTKLLEHGAPDLPKLTNSLIIPDNAKMQIEILTSSFIEVNDINIAPSKGNLLRTVDPSQVPYYYGAEYLQDSFFPQDLAQLRKPYILRDYRGQTVVFNPFQYNPITKTLRIYTDVTLKVETTSQKAENTLDRSTAPKKLSKEFQNIYQKHFLNFDKSKYTSTAEEGSIIVICHSDFIEPIQPYVDWKIQKGIETDLVELSTIGSSATAIKTYIENQYSTKNVVYILLVGDAGYVPTISASAGDSDNSYGFMTGNDHYPELFVGRFSAETVDHVQTMVERVIDYELYADATATHHETSIGIASSQGPGDDNEMDYEHIRNMHTDLLAYTYTAVTENFDGSQGGLDASGNPSASMVATDINAGCGNILYTGHGSNTAFSSSGFSNTNVNNLTNTGKLPFIWSVACVNGNFVSTTCFGEAWTRATHNNQPSGAIAALMATINQSWDPPMCGQDEMVDILVESYTNNIKRTFGGISLNGCMQMVDEYGSGGESMLDTWNLFGDPAIMVRTATPSSMTISHAPTVFLGFSQFQVNCDEDDALVSMTMNNEILGTGIASGGIAYLNFPPLSNIGVITITITAYNKITYVSTIDIVPNNGPYVMMSSFNVNDPSPANNNGLADYAEDISLNISLSNIGIELANNVTGILSCSDNNITITNNSYNFGNIDSNTVLSFSDIFGITIVNNVADQHVANFSLDLTDDLSNTWSSTFNMTINAPELSLEFLSLDDSNGNSNTRLDAGETVDIIVDNINLGLANSGVATCSISSINPYVTINNASVLLNEINSGANINAIFGITVDSLTPLGTPVTFNLDLVAGEYSTQLAINLQVGLIVEDWETNDFTSFSWEDLGYTPWIIEQVNTYEGSFAARSGAISDNGTSVLSIELNVLNDDSISFYKKVSCEPGQTWYGNYYYSDYLEFFIDNVSQGKWDGEIDWSREAYAVTSGIHSFSWAYKKDQGATSGEDATFIDYVILPAQFVNYDPFFSSTPDEVSVINENYLYEITTADLNQNQTFTIEVLQKPSWLSFFDHADGTATMNGITPSDTGTHVISLKVTDNEGASGIQNYNLVVYEDLSGINGLAQSVNFVSVYPNPVCEKALVEFELTQTSNVKLEVINLIGEKIVSFDENKYEAGSHSIEIDCENLASGVYFCRLLKNNSIFTKKFNVTK
- a CDS encoding tetratricopeptide repeat protein — encoded protein: MKKASRIKFVVWFLAIVLLSGCSGLSKMQKRSSELKYSASPEILEMHADDVALEIKGNFPAKYFSKKATITVQPVLKYGTKEKNLKSITLQGENVEANNVVINFEEGGGFTIKDNFPYSDEMKKSELELRISASVKSKSIELPAIKIADGIIATPKLLKADAQPIVGEDKFKRIIPESQQADIHYLIQQSGLRNSELRAEDVKLLKTYIKESNTKENFKFTGVELSSYASPDGELDLNEKLSQRRDKSAIKFLKKELRRSKVEGYKDDKFYTSKTTAEDWKGFEKLMQASDIQDKQLVLRVLQMYSDPIVREKEIKNMAKVYTELADEILPKLRRSKLTVNIDVIGLTNEELIDKATRVPDTLTNEELLFAANLADDNKTKLAIYESTASSFPKDWRAMNNIGVIYVEQNNIEGAKKAFENAKRANENSTVLNNLGVIELLMGNFDEAETYFKAGMGAGQEVNHNLGIVNIKKGDYSSAISKFGKEASFNVVLAKILSKDYSGALSTIEKIKNKDAMTFYLKAIIGARQDNKDLAMNSLRSAISQDPTLSGQAKTDLEFFKYFEDDTFKGIVK